CAATGTGACTCAGGGACTCCATTAGATGTGTTTTCAATGTCCCTGTGAGCTGATGGGACGGTGCCAGAGAGCCCATTAGGACAAAAGGCCCCCATGTAACACAGTATGAATTAAAGATGAGGACGCAAGAACCATTAATCTGCTTTATGTCCAGCTGTGGCAAGACCCCTGTCCGACTGGGCAGACAAAGCTGATTTCTACTGCATATCCTCACAGGCAGGATAAGTTCTCAGAGGAATAGTAAACTCATGTAATTGCTGTGCTGTGCTTGCATAATTTTTAAAAATTTCAAAAAGTCAGAGATGACATCACAATAAATCAAAATTTTTCTGAAATgcctaaaaatgtattttattgtgaTATGACACACTtcaaacaggctttattaaaTTGAATTTCTAATTTTCATCTTATAAATacgcaaacatgcacaaaacttTACTGTATCGTACTCTGCAACCTTTAAGATATAAAATAGAAATATCCCTTTAAAATGATGGAAACAGTTGGAAGCATGTGCACGGCACTGAAATAATTGGAGTTCATAAGGTCACGTGCACACACCCCGAGATGCCATGTTAGCTGAAAGGAGAGGCTGGTGGTCCCAGAGGGCACTCTGCCAAAATCCTTTTAACGGGACAGCGATTTAACGGATTGATTCAGAAAGCTTTTTGCCAGCTGATGCCTCGGTGCTGACTCTGACAAAAAATGTTGTCCTGGTcttgaaaaaaaagggaaagagagagagatttgGTCCCTGAGAGGAATCTATTTAgacaatgttttgttttatctcATGTACAGGCTGGATGAGGAAGCCCAGAAGAGGGCGGATGCGGAGCTCAACCTTGCTGCCTTCCGAAAGGTAAACACTGTGCTCGCTGCACAATGATTACCATATTGATTACCGTTCTCAGATAACAGGTCAAAATATGCTCCATCTTTAACAATTTCACGATAGATTTCATGACAGAAATATcagcaataaaaataatataaaacagcaaaactctaaacaaataCCATTTTGATCTTCTGAGGTTGTAATCAATTTATAGAAGAGAAAAAATTTACATCAAATGAATTCTAGCTGTTAAGTCAAGTGAAGAGTCATTTTGCAATTTATTTTCTGTCTTATGAAACAACTAGGATGTGGATGATGCCACACTGTCCCGTTTGGAGTTGGAGAGGAAGATTGAATCTCTAATGGATGAGATTGAATTCCTGAAGAAACTTCATGATGAAGTAAGGGCTTGGAAAGTACTCTCTTACTAAAGTTTCTTACAAAAGTTGCCTGAAAAATGTTTATCTAGAATAAAATATACCGGTAGTAAAGTGATGTCCAAATGATCACCTCCCCACGGAATAACTGCTTcaacaataattaaataatcaatGCAATGAGTTCACAAACTAAGAAGTGTCTGAAGAGATAGTGATTCCTTTGCTTAAGATGCATTTCAGTTAAGCAACACCATGAAAACATTCTTAAATAATGTCTTAAAAGGATGAAACTATTTTGCAAATGAGGAAAACAAAAGTTTGCTCATTAAAAATCGTTTAGAATAAGacctttgtacattttgtacacaTGTCCATATTACACCCATGCTCGTTTTATCAGGAAATCCAGGATGTGCAAGTGAGTGTCCAGACCCAGCAGCTGAAGATGGAGGTGGACAGCACCGTCAGGCCGGACCTCACTGGTGCTCTGAAGGACATCAGGGCCCAGTATGAGACCATTGCTTTAAAGAATATGCAAGAATCTGAAGAGTGGTACAAATCAAAGGTATGCAGATGGGATTCACACACACGTTGACAGACCCACATCAACatactggaaaaaaataattgtttttcttttgttcttgcaGTTTGCAGATTTGACCGAGTCTGCAAAGCGCAACACTGATGCTCTGAGGCAGGCCAAGCAGGAGGCCAATGAGTCCAGGAGGCAGATTCAGTCTCTCAACTGTGAAGTGGATGCAATGAAGAATACGGTAAGATTTCATACCCTCTGCTGTTAATCTTTATGGAGGTGTACACTTTAAACACCAGCTCAGATGCTTAAAACTGCTTAAAATCTGAAACGATGCCTTGCACCCTTAGAATGAAGCTCTGCTGAGGCAGATGCGTGAAATGGAGGATCAGTTCGGCAATGAAATTGGCAACTACCAGGATAATGTGGGCAGGCTGGAGGATGAGATCCGTCACCTGAAGGAGGAGATGGCTCGCCACCTTAGGGAGTATCAAGACCTCCTCAATGTGAAAATGGCTCTGGACATTGAAATTGCCACTTACCgcaagctgctggagggagaggaGAGCAGGTGAGAGGAAACATTCAGTACATGCATTTCTTTCcagttgacttttttttccatctcaaCCTACGCTTTAGCAGAGCAAATTCATTTACATTACAGGATGGATTGgcttaatttgtttatttatttattcaattaggATCTCCGTTCCCATCTTCAATATGGGCATGAGCAATCACCTTGGTGACCGCGGTAAGACATGTTTGGTCTCCACTAATAAAATTAGATTCGTTGTCCAATCCAAAGGTTCCTTAGTATATTGTAATTATAACTGTAAAATGGGGGTGCAGCATGTTCTGTGGATCTTTGTCCTACTCTGACTTATTCAGTTTAATTTCTGGGCAATTTTGTCAGTAATTTTGGATGGTATGAAACAAGAACTGCTTTATCAAACAACATTTTATTTCCCAAATGCAaggtaattaattaaattaatcttttaaaaaatgtattcagaAAAGCAAATGTTCAATTTTGCAAATCTAAACGCCTTTTCCTCTGACTTTTCACAGACTATGAAAAAATTCCTGACACTGTGAGCAAAAGGACTGTGGTGATAAAGACGGTGGAGACTAGAGATGGAGAGGTATAATGATTAAAGCAACAATTACCAACTTGCTATGTCGTAattccacttctgaccacaaggGGGGCAGCCCATCACAGGAACATTCAGGTGTCAGACACAAAAAGTCCACTTCTACTGGGACAAAGTGCTATTACAagcagggttgccacccgtcccttaaaatacggaattgttccgtaattgggaattaaaagttgcgttccgtattgaaccaatacagacacatattatgctcttatttattgatgtcataatatacaggtgaaggtctgaaaatttgaatatattgcaaaacttaattcgtagtaaattccacttaaggtgaaacaaatatattatttcccactacatgcaaagtgagatatttcaagcctttatttgttataattttgatgattatggctcacagtttatgaaaccccccccccaaaaaaaattagagaatattttatgaaattaataaacaactccatcatcaaaattataacaaataaaggtttaacatatctgccttgcatgtaataagactaggtaatatattagtttcaccttttaagttgaattattgaaataaattaacttttacaccatattctagttgaattattgaaatacattaacttttacaccatattctagttgaattattgaaataaattaacctttacaccatattttagttgaattattgaaatgaattaactcttacaccatattcttcacctgtaggctatattatacatcttggctgatgtggacatacgtagcataggaggatatttcagttgctagtatggttgtctgtacagtcatgcaagttcaatgctattaaagcactttaaactttaaatcaaagcattttgttttttcaaataaaataaacacatttttatgcagtttagaagttttggggctttttttgggctgaaatcggggcgtccattatttctatttctgaaaggtggcaaccctaattacAAGATGCCTGACCATCGTATTATTATTGCCTCTTTTGTCAGTGTGGTCAGAGGTGGTATTACTACATAGAGTAGAAACAACTTGAGTAGAACATTCCTTGTGTCACATCCACTTTCAAACTTACCATTTTTTTGCTTTCTTCAACAGGTGGTGAAGGAATCTAAGAGAGAGAAGGAGACTGACTCGGTTAAAACTGACACAGAGGAGTAGTTTAGATCATCTGAGAGCCTCAACTACgatagaaaaaaaatgagaaagtgAAAAAAGATAATTGAAACAATTCTTTGATCTGTGTTGTCCTCATGCCAATTAGTTGTGTTTCATTGTCTGGTAACATGTCTCAGCATAGGTGCAATGTCAAATGACTTCATTTAGATGGTGTCAATTTGGTGCTACGAAACCACCCAAACTTTGCTAAACAGCTGTGTCATCCGTAGGATTGTGCAAAACCACTTTATTAATGTACCACTTGAGGCCTTGATTTAGAGTGCAATCCTGTGGAATCCCTAGATGGCCACACATTTGTAGCAGATAAACTACAGACTGCAACTGATAGTTCAAAAGTAGACATTTGCATCATAGTTATTAATAAGCTTTATGACACTGCCCTCTTGACCAACACACCTTAAAATACATACTGAGAATAACTTAGGaattctgcttttgttttaaaagCTTTGCCTTTCTCTTACTGAGCAAATCCCCCTTTTTACCAAAGAAGAGGATGGATTACAGAAAATGCTGAGATGGGAAATGTGACCAAATGAATAGATCTTTGCCGAATGTGCTGTGCAATTACATGTGTTTGTAGCGCGACTGTTGGAAGACTATGTATGTGCAAATAAAGTTAAATGGGAAAAATATTTGTTGTCCATCTCTTTGATTTGAAATGTGCCTGAATTCATAGGACATCAGGGTATCCCAACAGACAAATAACAGCATTACTTGTACATGACTTACAGACCCTTACagactaataataaaaaaaacctatagACATTAGTAAATGAGTTTAAAATATTAatcaaaaaaattatataacacCATACATAATTCTAGTTCTAGTTCTACAGTACTACAAGCACTTTTCTTTAGGTCAGACTGCAAAAACCTGACTTCTATTAGGGATTATTAAACTATTACTTTATACGACTGAAATAAACTGgtggcttatttatttatttcgagtgtatttgttaaaaatacaaacaaattcCACAACACACTTTAACTTTTATTCACGTGGcagatgttatttttattttttattcgaTTCGCCCCGCGTAAAACCTGTCAGGCGACGCTTAATctgaaactgcatttaaatacacaaACTCTGGCATACTGAACCGCTGGACGTGTTctcaatttattttaatttctactGAATGTggttttttcctaaaatcaTACATGTCAATTAATTGAGTTTATTTTATCAGTACTCTGTACAGAAAATTGGTTCCTTAAAGACCACACTGAGGGCCTTATAATGCAAACTGTTTCAGTCGTCATTCTACATCCGGGTCGTCGCTCTCTTGGCGCGAGTCTTGTTCGTGTTGTCAGATGTGAAACACAGCTGCTCAacattattttatataaatgAAAACGTTTTTTACTTCACTCACCGGTGGTTATTGAACCCGAAATCTGAAGCACACCAATATATGAACGTCTTGTTgtggttttctgttttcttcctcCCGTGTTGATTCCGCAGCTAACCGAGCAGCTGCCGCTGTAAGTAGTTTGGCTGCAAACTCTGCACAAATGCACTTTGAGCTACGTTAAATCAGGTGTTTTGgggggagttttttttctttagatttgccagttaaaaatgtatttttcgaAGCACGTTTAAAAcaggggaaatatctgtttatgATCCTGTCctgtagtccatgggccagaccagatatcagcaccactcaaggtgacaaacttacttatgatttattaaaagatccatgtctgtagatgatattttggtatgataacccttcctgagtggcagctgtatcatagttatcagctcatgaagttaaaaccccctttaggttaattgatgattattctaaattgggtatattatacatttcctgaatccttatggtcctgtgagtattccagtttttgtattttgtgtctctgttgttcctggatgacacagggctaaaagacagtatatcatttaggcgaaaattgtgtaaaaatgtgtgttgtttatagtttaaagagctgcagtgacctctatgttgatcagaaagattcacatcttagcttcaatgaatgcttaaaaggtcccctttaaaatgacaccaaagacaatattgtgattgtgaaacattgacagatatcctgtacatgagtctaaaccaggatatgcagcagcatctaaaatgtaattttctgaagggggtgggtaacttcatgagctgataactatgatacagctgccactcaggaagggttatcatgccagaatatcatctatagacatggatcttttcaaaaatcataagtaagtttggtcaccttgagtggtacagACAAGTGAAGTTTTAGGCTCTGCATCTCCATGGACTACTACTGGTCGTCGGTAATGAAGGACAGCTGAAGAAGACTTTCTACTGTCAAAGCATCTTCCTCCAGTGGAAAATACTGTTTGTGTTAATAACCTGCTCCCAAATCACAATATATGACTCTGCTGTTGTTTTGACAGACCGCTGAACTGCGTTGAATCCCTGCACCTGAAAGTTGGCTGATGCTGCTTGAATGAATTCAGGATGAACTGTGAACTCCTGGCAACGTGCAGTGCTCTTGGTTATCTGGAGGGAGATGCCTATCACAAGGAGGCTGACTGCTTGGGTGAGTCCTTTGAAACTATATACATATGTAGTTTTTCCAATATGTtggattataaaaaaataagtatGATTTGTATCAAGAGTGGTTCAACCTTATTTAAATTACTGCATAAAGGTCTGGGGCAATACATATAAAAGTACTTTGGAACCAGTGTTCATTCTCCAAAAAGAGCTATCAGAATTATGCACAATGCTGGTTATCTAGAACACACCAATCCATTATTCATTAAatccaaaataataaaattgttCGATATTGCAGAGTTAAGGACTGCACACATAATATACAAAGCCAGAAATAACTCTTTACCCGGACAAATACAGCAAATGTTTCAGGAAAGACAGGGGAGATATGAATTAAGGGaaccaattaattttaaattacAGTCATGTAGAACTacaagcagtgtgtgtgtgtgtgtgtgtgtgtgtgtgtgtgtgtgtgtgtgtgtgtgtgtgtgtgtgtgtgtgtgtgtgtgtgtgtgtgtgtgtgtgtattatttatatttactctGGTAATAACGGGTATAATTCtttgataaagtaaagcttgctgttttattttttcttatttttattttcaagcaaaattgaaatagaaTCAAGGGGTGGGACCCAAtacgttttttacttcttttcgaGCATGAAAGTTTATTtcccctttgattttgtttaatgactgtttatttgtattcttttttgttttgtgtaattgttttttttgtttttttttttgtttgtattctcgaaataaagatttcaatcaattgTCCTGTCTGTGTGTTACAGAGAGTGTGAAAGACTTGATCCGGTTTTTACGTCATGAAGACGACACCCGGGATGTCCGCCAGCAGCTGGGTGAAAGCCAGATTGTCCAGAATGACCTCCTGCCCATTATCATTCAGCACAGAGAAGACAAAGCCTTATTTGATGCCTGCATCAGGTATGAACGCTAAGGAAATGTCTGTTTTTGAAAAAGTCATGGTAAGCTCATGAATATTTCAAAGAAATGTGGTGCAAATTTTgttcataatgaaaataatgttaataaaaatgtaaatgtctgCAGTGAGGTGAATGTTgcaatatattattttttacacTAGTACAAAATAATGATTCGGTAAAtgcacgtctttttttttttttaaactgaggcTTCAGAAGTTAGCAAAAAGAATATTTGGGCCATAAAACGCGGCTCGTCTGCTTCTTCCAGGCTCATGGTCAACCTCACTCAGCCCTCCATGCTCTGTTTTGGAAAAGTCCCAGATGACCCAGTGTTTAGGCATCACTTCATGGAAGTGACATCTCATTTACAAGCTTATAAAGAGGTATTAAAACACCCTGCTGTTACAACCACAGTTATTGTTAGTATGATTTAGAACATATTTGAaaaagtgttgttttattttcaggcaTTCGCCAGCGAGAAGGTTTTTGGCATTTTCAGTGAAACATTGTACAACCTTCTACAACTTGTGAGTGTTCCACCTGtagtagactttttttttttccaatccaATTTTCtctgcaaatgtttttttctccaaactGTTTATCCATCTTTCacactgtttttcttcatcCAGGACTGGGAGCAGAGACAGGAAGAAGACAACCTTCTGATAGAGAGGA
This genomic window from Cololabis saira isolate AMF1-May2022 chromosome 8, fColSai1.1, whole genome shotgun sequence contains:
- the prph gene encoding peripherin; this encodes MSCCFWSISQPLALYLSTATENKDRATMSHSSMHTSTSYRRTFGSPHPISMTSYSPASSRMPMSAGRYMRSMSPVVSHSSTYHQTRSRPGPQPPRLSYDKVDFTLAEAVNQEFLTTRSNEKAELQELNDRFASFIEKVRYLEQQNGALQQELNQYKGQLQHGQPNRASDLFQEELREMRRQLDTIGKERDQYQLERDNLAEDLGLLKQRLDEEAQKRADAELNLAAFRKDVDDATLSRLELERKIESLMDEIEFLKKLHDEEIQDVQVSVQTQQLKMEVDSTVRPDLTGALKDIRAQYETIALKNMQESEEWYKSKFADLTESAKRNTDALRQAKQEANESRRQIQSLNCEVDAMKNTNEALLRQMREMEDQFGNEIGNYQDNVGRLEDEIRHLKEEMARHLREYQDLLNVKMALDIEIATYRKLLEGEESRISVPIFNMGMSNHLGDRDYEKIPDTVSKRTVVIKTVETRDGEVVKESKREKETDSVKTDTEE